In Sulfuracidifex metallicus DSM 6482 = JCM 9184, a single window of DNA contains:
- a CDS encoding 8-oxo-dGTP diphosphatase, with protein sequence MNDYRRTCISIVRKDDEVLMFLKRKGLGEGFYNFPGGKVEPNEEPCQCASRELREETCLEARSLRRIGEITYNLDNGEISVMSVFQVDSFEGTMCDSPEGKPFWTKEIPLDKMWEDDRIWIPLAMSGKKFQCQFFFSSDWKIYKGGECREVN encoded by the coding sequence ATGAACGATTATAGGAGAACTTGCATCTCCATAGTGAGAAAGGACGATGAGGTACTTATGTTTCTCAAGAGGAAAGGTTTAGGGGAGGGATTCTACAACTTTCCTGGCGGTAAGGTAGAGCCAAACGAGGAGCCATGCCAGTGTGCATCAAGAGAATTGAGGGAAGAAACTTGCTTGGAAGCACGATCCTTGAGGAGAATCGGGGAAATAACGTATAATCTTGACAACGGAGAGATAAGCGTAATGAGCGTATTTCAAGTGGATTCCTTTGAGGGGACTATGTGCGATTCACCTGAAGGAAAACCATTTTGGACGAAGGAAATTCCATTAGATAAAATGTGGGAAGATGATAGAATATGGATCCCACTAGCAATGTCAGGCAAGAAATTTCAATGCCAATTTTTCTTTTCATCAGATTGGAAGATATATAAGGGAGGAGAATGTAGGGAGGTG
- a CDS encoding sulfite oxidase-like oxidoreductase: MEKQTKIPPNQHVVKNFIIYAEFGIPHVDIQQYRMKVTGLVEQPLEFTYDQLMNELPHEKIRTDFHCVTGWSVLDVEWEGIPFSLIIEKAKVKENAKWINFYSMDGYTTIIPLDDVRNDPQSMIAVKINGKPIPEKNGFPARPIIPHLYGWKSAKWLTEIEFIDKYIDGYWEERGYHERGDVWEEERFKGMSGKHSRKRPVL, translated from the coding sequence ATGGAAAAGCAGACTAAAATACCACCAAATCAGCACGTAGTTAAAAACTTCATAATATACGCTGAGTTCGGCATACCCCATGTGGATATTCAGCAGTATAGGATGAAAGTAACTGGGTTAGTTGAGCAACCTTTAGAATTTACATATGATCAACTCATGAATGAATTACCTCATGAAAAGATAAGAACTGATTTCCACTGTGTAACGGGATGGAGCGTTCTAGACGTGGAATGGGAAGGTATACCGTTCAGCTTAATTATAGAGAAGGCTAAAGTCAAGGAAAATGCCAAGTGGATTAATTTCTACAGCATGGATGGTTACACTACGATAATTCCGCTTGACGACGTAAGGAACGATCCCCAGTCCATGATAGCAGTTAAGATAAACGGAAAACCAATACCTGAAAAGAACGGATTCCCTGCAAGGCCAATAATACCTCACCTTTACGGGTGGAAGAGTGCAAAGTGGCTCACGGAGATTGAGTTTATAGACAAATACATTGATGGATATTGGGAGGAAAGAGGATATCACGAAAGAGGAGACGTATGGGAGGAGGAAAGA
- a CDS encoding CBS domain-containing protein, which translates to MGKTLIRTLMIPDPSTLNPNDPLAEAIRKVNEFGVGRVIVGKEKVVGLVTTRDLLELIVQECPEGCPENIMKDVLYAPVKNHMVCSPSVAYENDLALDIINVMVSHDYGSMPVVDKAYAPKGIVTEREFLLLYQDLPKTHKVKSFATSRVATIDSGIRLEEAVSLMIRRGFRRLPVVDSEGKVIGIITATDAIKAFAKFIEKKNPSFFFGKKVSEVMKYPVLSISPETYVNDAAKELLDKKKGSFMILDENGKVSGIITERDLLIALHHMLHMQAMKTGE; encoded by the coding sequence GTGGGAAAAACTCTTATAAGGACTTTGATGATTCCAGATCCATCTACGCTGAACCCTAACGATCCTCTAGCGGAAGCTATACGTAAAGTTAACGAGTTCGGTGTGGGAAGAGTAATAGTTGGCAAGGAAAAGGTTGTAGGATTAGTTACAACAAGGGATCTCTTAGAGCTCATAGTGCAAGAATGCCCTGAAGGTTGTCCTGAAAACATAATGAAGGATGTACTTTACGCACCAGTTAAGAACCATATGGTATGCTCGCCTTCCGTAGCTTATGAAAACGACTTAGCTTTGGACATCATTAACGTAATGGTATCGCATGATTACGGATCAATGCCAGTTGTGGATAAAGCATATGCACCAAAAGGAATAGTCACAGAAAGGGAATTCCTACTGCTTTATCAGGACTTGCCCAAGACGCACAAGGTGAAATCGTTTGCCACTTCAAGGGTAGCAACTATAGACAGTGGAATAAGGCTGGAGGAAGCTGTCTCCCTCATGATAAGGAGAGGTTTCAGGAGGTTGCCCGTAGTGGACAGTGAAGGAAAAGTGATTGGAATAATTACTGCGACTGATGCTATAAAGGCTTTTGCTAAGTTTATAGAGAAAAAAAACCCTTCCTTCTTCTTCGGTAAGAAGGTATCAGAGGTAATGAAGTATCCAGTGCTCTCAATAAGTCCCGAAACTTACGTTAACGATGCAGCTAAAGAACTTTTGGATAAAAAGAAGGGCTCATTCATGATCTTAGACGAAAACGGAAAAGTAAGCGGAATCATAACGGAGAGGGACCTTTTGATTGCATTACACCACATGTTACACATGCAGGCAATGAAAACTGGAGAATGA